In the genome of Triticum urartu cultivar G1812 chromosome 5, Tu2.1, whole genome shotgun sequence, one region contains:
- the LOC125508233 gene encoding uncharacterized protein LOC125508233 isoform X1 gives MPRKLRALRKSHALAGAAPNADLVRILSARVSTPAQTLASVATQGRDDAEKRRVVGVVVGKGCLKRSVGGASGGGSGSSKKVSFVLEPQVRVMSPAAANTRGTRKGGETVPVPGDDGADVGGGRPRRQTRVQLGGGSAPVVGAHAPVRRSKRIAMNLGAGVEQLTAPAKAIAAAPAPTDLAPSNIVGSNAPKAEEEDEVEETVGKTRNKKRKCMDSSVHMILNAQIGVPRRCTRSSGRLPAAPLVCSHVLEKRGRMKATYVKEQTCVEEQPAEDQDLGRTLNSGLIALESKRSCSKVQEDELAAQRAAKEETSGRATRSSSIAAAMMSPTVVEYRRTRNTEDARSDGEMPIKDAPVLGGLRSRAGQGNNGVVEESHFVKKLGNRRGPSKPTTCINRHQQLVSSIEEEYQEHGVAPGGKSSQALVSWGGTHQSSVRCPSALSFEAKQRLERRSTSEVVKKKGNP, from the exons ATGCCCCGGAAGCTGCGGGCGCTCCGCAAGAGCCAcgccctcgccggagccgcccctAATGCCGACCTCGTCCGTATCCTCTCCGCACGGGTATCCACCCCAGCTCAAACCCTCGCTTCGGTGGCGACACAG GGTCGCGATGACGCGGAGAAGCGGCGGGTGGTCGGTGTGGTGGTGGGAAAGGGCTGCTTGAAGCGGTCGGTGGGTGGTGCCAGCGGCGGGGGTTCCGGTTCGTCCAAAAAGGTGAGCTTTGTGTTGGAGCCCCAGGTGCGGGTCATGTCACCAGCTGCTGCCAACACAAGGGGGACGCGGAAGGGCGGGGAGACCGTTCCTGTTCCTGGTGATGACGGTGCTGACGTAGGCGGAGGGAGGCCTCGTCGTCAAACCCGTGTCCAACTTGGTGGTGGTTCTGCTCCAGTGGTAGGGGCACATGCTCCGGTTAGGCGGTCTAAGAGGATTGCGATGAATTTGGGTGCTGGAGTTGAGCAGCTTACTGCTCCGGCTAAAGCAATTGCAGCAGCTCCGGCACCTACTGATTTAGCACCTTCTAACATAGTTGGAAGTAATGCTCCCAAGGCTGAGGAAGAAGATGAGGTAGAAGAAACTGTTGGCAAGACGCGGAACAAGAAGAGAAAGTGCATGGATAGTTCTGTGCATATGATTCTCAATGCACAAATTGGAGTTCCTCGTAGATGCACAAGGTCGAGCGGCCGGCTACCAGCAGCCCCTTTGGTATGCTCTCATGTGCTTGAGAAGAGAGGGCGGATGAAGGCAACATATGTTAAGGAACAGACATGTGTTGAGGAGCAACCTGCTGAAGATCAAGACTTAGGTAGAACACTAAATTCTGGATTAATTGCTCTTGAGAGCAAGAGAAGTTGCAGCAAGGTGCAAGAAGATGAACTTGCTGCGCAAAGGGCTGCTAAGGAGGAAACATCAGGTAGGGCCACAAGATCAAGCTCAATAGCAGCTGCTATGATGTCTCCCACTGTCGTTGAGTACAGGAGGACAAGGAACACAGAAGATGCACGCTCTGATGGGGAGATGCCTATAAAGGATGCTCCTGTTCTCGGTGGTTTAAGGAGTAGAGCTGGTCAGGGTAACAATGGTGTGGTGGAGGAAAGTCACTTTGTCAAGAAATTGGGAAATAGGAGGGGACCCAGTAAACCAACTACTTGCATCAACAGGCATCAACAGCTTGTATCTTCTATAGAGGAAGAATATCAAGAACACGGTGTTGCTCCCGGGGGAAAGTCAAGTCAAGCACTAGTTAGTTGGGGTGGGACGCACCAAAGCAGCGTTCGTTGCCCTAGCGCCTTATCTTTTGAAGCTAAACAGAGGCTCGAAAGACGGAGTACGTCCGAAGTCGTGAAGAAAAAGGGGAATCCATGA